The following are encoded in a window of Congzhengia minquanensis genomic DNA:
- the nth gene encoding endonuclease III yields MRKKEKMQVIHDYLCQTYGDTPCTLTYENPFELLVSACLAAQCTDARVNMVTPALFAKYPTVKAFAEADTADVEEIIRSTGFFRNKAKNIVACANVLIDRFDGKVPDNMEDLLSLPGVGRKIANLLLGDVFGKPCIVVDTHCKRITGLLGLTKNTDPAKIEVDLKKIVDPEYGSLFCHQLVEHGRNICIARRPQCSICGMNTVCDYYNKNTGAKN; encoded by the coding sequence ATGCGAAAAAAAGAAAAAATGCAGGTGATTCACGACTATTTGTGCCAAACCTATGGCGACACCCCCTGTACGCTAACGTATGAAAACCCCTTCGAGCTTTTGGTTTCGGCTTGCCTCGCGGCCCAGTGCACCGACGCGCGGGTGAACATGGTAACGCCGGCGCTGTTTGCAAAATATCCTACGGTTAAAGCCTTTGCCGAGGCCGATACGGCAGACGTAGAGGAGATCATTCGCTCCACAGGCTTTTTCAGAAACAAAGCTAAAAATATTGTGGCCTGCGCCAATGTGCTGATAGACCGGTTTGACGGAAAAGTGCCGGACAACATGGAAGATTTACTCTCCCTCCCCGGGGTGGGGCGCAAAATTGCAAATCTTTTGTTGGGCGACGTGTTTGGCAAGCCATGCATTGTGGTGGACACCCACTGCAAGCGCATAACCGGCCTTTTGGGTCTGACCAAAAACACCGACCCTGCCAAAATTGAGGTGGATTTAAAAAAAATTGTAGACCCGGAATATGGCAGTCTGTTCTGTCATCAGCTGGTGGAGCACGGCAGAAATATTTGTATTGCAAGGCGGCCGCAGTGTTCCATTTGCGGCATGAACACGGTTTGCGACTATTATAACAAAAATACGGGGGCAAAAAATTGA
- a CDS encoding TlyA family RNA methyltransferase — MTDKIRLDAYLTEHALAPSREKAKALIMAGVVFVDNQKCDKAGTFVTAAQTIEVRGGGLKYVSRGGLKLEKAMEEFPISLKDKVCMDIGASTGGFTDCMLQNGAKKVFAVDVGYGQLAWKLRCDDRVVNLERTNIRYVTAEDIGEALDFASVDVAFISLKLVLPVAFQLLKENGGVVALIKPQFEAGKEKVGKKGVVKEQSTHIEVVRAIYDFAQEAGFSVLGLSFSPIKGPEGNIEYLIYLKKGGETTVQPEDAESVVACSHEVLDKRD, encoded by the coding sequence TTGACGGATAAAATCAGGCTCGACGCTTATTTAACAGAACACGCCTTAGCGCCCAGCCGGGAAAAGGCTAAGGCATTGATTATGGCGGGCGTGGTGTTTGTGGACAACCAGAAATGCGACAAGGCCGGCACCTTTGTAACAGCGGCACAAACCATTGAGGTGCGTGGCGGCGGCTTAAAATATGTCAGCCGCGGCGGGCTGAAGCTGGAAAAGGCCATGGAGGAGTTTCCCATTTCGCTAAAGGATAAGGTTTGCATGGACATTGGCGCCTCAACCGGCGGTTTTACGGACTGTATGCTTCAAAACGGCGCGAAGAAGGTGTTTGCTGTGGACGTGGGCTATGGCCAGCTTGCCTGGAAATTAAGGTGCGACGACCGGGTGGTGAACTTAGAGCGCACCAACATCCGCTACGTCACGGCGGAAGACATAGGCGAAGCGTTGGATTTTGCCTCGGTGGACGTGGCGTTTATTTCGTTGAAGCTGGTGCTTCCTGTGGCGTTTCAGCTGCTGAAAGAGAACGGCGGGGTTGTGGCGCTTATAAAGCCCCAGTTTGAGGCAGGCAAGGAAAAGGTGGGCAAAAAGGGCGTGGTGAAAGAACAGTCCACCCACATTGAGGTGGTGCGCGCCATCTACGATTTTGCACAGGAAGCGGGTTTTAGCGTTTTGGGCCTTTCCTTTTCTCCCATCAAAGGGCCTGAGGGCAATATTGAATATTTAATTTATTTAAAAAAGGGTGGAGAAACCACCGTTCAGCCTGAGGACGCGGAATCTGTTGTGGCTTGTTCTCACGAGGTTTTGGACAAAAGGGACTAA
- a CDS encoding phosphodiester glycosidase family protein, with protein MKKRMVSFIAIFTLALSGSFFADAAVLNEVVEERELIGGVTYKHIQRLEDYGWQDVYAVQADLKAPGVKLEVLKSQNGESFLENTYQMAVDSGALAAVNADFFAAKRGQSGRGSAVGVEVRDGKLTSSASVTENMNTFYKVFGDERFYVNAFVFNMSVTAANGKTDKIKVVNKYDDLTGIVMYTDDWGEYSVGSKGGSIEVAVDENGTVVNKVTESDPIVIPKGGYVLASHMSYNTFLLDNVNIGDVISVDIQSTPDINYIETAVGGGGIILSEGKVPSKFSHNISGRNPRSAVGIDQTGTVVTIVAVDGRRTDSKGMTQTELGYLMADLGCYTALNFDGGGSTLMAVDNNGEKEVVNKPSDGGYRKVTNSLGIMTTAEDNAPATRARFNAQDNVFVNASVKLNLTGVDDYNRQAAIDTSSAVYATDGSGTVSDGVFYPSKTGTSYVTAECGGFIAEKTFTVLPAPREMNFKETKITLNSGESYTPVIIGKDASGSKAEIRLSDAVVTVSGGAVTVSGDTITAAAPGAAVVTAVLGEISANMAVMVDGAEEIAVPDNITVPDTQNTYKDLTEEGAFRFSVFGNTRDVSTLFDQFIMNNALYKMKLSSDFQVFLGANVNTKEIEKVSSNYVLAKNYNCFGDGPNTFITLPNVSGKVYTGNVSVWSKFQNDVKNAGQNLFIFLDRNFISNNQVEFLSFTKTVNAAAQSGKNVYVFGGGFVNQNTVDDGVRYINTAGVFPSVAIDGTSPSYIKYVLVTINGNEVTYEYRPIIGD; from the coding sequence ATGAAAAAACGAATGGTAAGTTTTATTGCAATATTTACCCTGGCGCTGTCTGGCAGCTTTTTCGCAGACGCCGCTGTTTTAAACGAGGTTGTGGAGGAGCGCGAACTGATCGGCGGCGTGACCTATAAACATATTCAGCGGCTTGAGGACTATGGCTGGCAGGACGTTTACGCCGTGCAGGCAGACTTAAAGGCCCCCGGCGTGAAATTAGAGGTTTTAAAAAGTCAAAACGGAGAAAGCTTTTTGGAAAACACCTATCAAATGGCAGTAGACAGTGGGGCCTTAGCTGCGGTGAATGCTGACTTTTTTGCGGCAAAACGGGGCCAGAGCGGCCGGGGCAGCGCCGTGGGCGTTGAGGTGCGGGACGGAAAACTCACGTCTTCTGCCTCGGTAACAGAAAACATGAACACATTTTATAAGGTATTCGGAGACGAGCGGTTCTATGTAAACGCTTTTGTGTTTAACATGAGCGTTACTGCCGCAAACGGCAAGACCGACAAAATTAAGGTTGTGAACAAATACGACGATTTAACAGGTATCGTTATGTATACCGACGATTGGGGCGAATATTCCGTCGGATCAAAAGGCGGCAGCATTGAAGTTGCCGTAGACGAAAACGGCACTGTGGTAAACAAGGTGACGGAGTCAGACCCCATCGTGATTCCAAAGGGCGGCTATGTTTTAGCGTCCCACATGTCCTACAACACGTTTTTGTTAGACAATGTAAACATAGGCGACGTGATTTCGGTGGATATTCAGTCCACGCCGGACATCAATTACATTGAAACTGCAGTGGGCGGCGGCGGAATTATTTTAAGCGAGGGCAAAGTGCCGTCGAAATTCTCCCACAACATATCGGGAAGAAACCCCAGAAGCGCAGTGGGCATTGACCAAACCGGCACAGTTGTTACCATTGTTGCGGTGGACGGCAGAAGAACAGACTCAAAAGGAATGACCCAAACAGAACTGGGCTATTTAATGGCAGATCTTGGCTGTTACACAGCGCTGAACTTTGACGGCGGCGGCTCTACCTTAATGGCGGTGGACAATAACGGCGAAAAAGAGGTTGTAAACAAGCCCTCTGACGGCGGATACCGAAAGGTGACAAACTCGTTAGGAATTATGACCACGGCGGAGGATAACGCACCGGCAACAAGAGCCCGGTTTAACGCTCAGGACAATGTGTTTGTGAATGCATCGGTGAAACTAAACCTTACCGGGGTGGACGATTATAACCGCCAGGCGGCGATTGACACTTCCTCTGCAGTTTATGCCACCGACGGCAGCGGCACTGTATCAGACGGCGTGTTCTACCCGTCTAAAACAGGCACATCTTACGTTACGGCAGAGTGCGGCGGGTTCATCGCGGAAAAGACCTTTACCGTTTTGCCGGCGCCGAGAGAAATGAACTTTAAAGAAACGAAAATCACCTTAAATTCCGGCGAAAGCTACACACCTGTGATTATCGGCAAAGACGCAAGCGGCAGCAAGGCGGAAATCCGTCTGTCCGACGCGGTTGTCACGGTGTCAGGCGGCGCGGTTACCGTTTCCGGCGATACTATTACGGCAGCCGCCCCCGGCGCTGCGGTGGTTACGGCAGTTCTGGGCGAAATTTCAGCCAATATGGCCGTGATGGTTGACGGGGCAGAGGAAATTGCCGTGCCGGACAACATTACCGTACCAGATACACAAAACACATATAAAGATTTAACCGAGGAAGGGGCGTTCCGCTTCTCCGTGTTCGGCAACACCAGAGATGTTTCCACTCTGTTTGACCAATTTATCATGAACAACGCGTTGTATAAAATGAAGCTTTCTTCTGACTTTCAGGTATTTTTGGGAGCAAACGTCAACACAAAGGAGATTGAAAAGGTTTCAAGCAACTATGTGCTGGCAAAAAATTATAACTGTTTCGGCGACGGGCCAAATACGTTCATCACTTTGCCTAACGTGTCCGGCAAGGTTTACACGGGGAATGTTTCCGTGTGGTCGAAATTCCAAAACGATGTGAAAAACGCAGGCCAAAATCTGTTTATCTTTTTAGACAGAAATTTCATTTCCAATAACCAGGTAGAGTTTTTATCCTTTACGAAAACCGTGAACGCAGCAGCACAAAGCGGAAAAAATGTGTATGTGTTCGGCGGCGGCTTCGTAAACCAGAACACGGTGGACGACGGCGTGCGCTACATAAACACCGCAGGTGTGTTCCCAAGCGTAGCGATTGACGGTACCAGCCCCTCTTACATAAAATATGTGTTGGTTACCATTAATGGAAATGAAGTGACATATGAATACAGACCGATTATAGGAGACTGA
- a CDS encoding pyridoxal phosphate-dependent aminotransferase — protein sequence MYISDKVKSISPSSTLAIDSKFKQMKAEGVDVVGFGTGEPDFDTPDYIKKAAVEAIAGGKTKYTPAAGTMELRRAICDKLKRENGLDYEPNQIVVTNGAKHALVNTFMAILNEGDEVIIPSPYWVSYPEMVKIADGVSVIIETKEEDEFKFTAKEFEDAITPKTRALVLNSPSNPTGMVYTEEELRSIAEVAVKHNIYVVADEIYEHLIYEGKHVSIASFHDKIKDLTIIINGVSKTYAMTGWRIGYSASHPEVAKAISNLQSHATSNPNSIAQAATVAALNGGEEEIARMKAEFQKRRDYMVERINSIPGVSCRNPHGAFYVVMNISQLKGKLLGGRTIHTSDDFADVLLEKAGLALVPCSGFGADDFVRWSYATSMENIVEGLNRLETFLAQELK from the coding sequence TTGTACATATCAGACAAAGTGAAAAGCATCAGTCCTTCGTCAACCTTGGCGATTGACTCAAAGTTTAAACAGATGAAGGCAGAGGGCGTTGACGTTGTGGGCTTTGGCACCGGCGAGCCGGACTTCGACACGCCGGACTATATTAAAAAAGCTGCGGTTGAGGCTATCGCCGGCGGCAAAACCAAATATACCCCCGCCGCAGGTACTATGGAACTGCGCCGCGCAATCTGCGACAAATTAAAGCGGGAAAACGGCCTTGACTATGAGCCAAACCAAATCGTCGTAACCAACGGCGCAAAACACGCCTTAGTGAACACCTTCATGGCAATTTTAAACGAAGGCGACGAAGTGATTATCCCATCGCCCTACTGGGTGAGCTACCCCGAAATGGTGAAAATAGCCGACGGTGTTTCGGTGATTATCGAAACAAAGGAAGAAGACGAGTTTAAGTTCACGGCCAAAGAGTTTGAAGACGCAATTACCCCCAAAACCCGGGCGCTGGTTTTAAACAGTCCCTCAAACCCAACCGGCATGGTTTACACAGAGGAAGAACTTCGTTCCATTGCCGAGGTTGCGGTAAAACATAATATTTATGTTGTGGCCGACGAAATTTACGAACATTTAATTTACGAAGGCAAGCATGTGAGCATTGCCTCGTTTCACGATAAAATTAAGGACCTGACCATCATCATTAACGGCGTGTCGAAAACCTACGCCATGACGGGGTGGAGAATTGGCTACAGCGCTTCCCATCCGGAGGTTGCAAAAGCAATTTCCAATTTGCAGTCCCACGCCACGTCAAACCCCAATTCCATTGCCCAGGCAGCAACGGTTGCGGCTTTAAACGGCGGCGAGGAAGAAATTGCCCGCATGAAAGCGGAGTTTCAAAAGCGCAGGGACTATATGGTGGAGCGCATTAACTCCATTCCCGGAGTGTCCTGCAGAAATCCCCACGGTGCGTTTTATGTAGTGATGAACATTTCCCAGCTTAAGGGAAAACTACTCGGCGGCAGAACCATTCATACGTCTGACGACTTTGCCGACGTGCTGCTGGAGAAGGCCGGGCTTGCCCTAGTTCCCTGCAGCGGCTTCGGCGCTGACGATTTTGTAAGATGGTCTTACGCCACCAGCATGG
- a CDS encoding YraN family protein, which yields MNAQQSGKLGEDAACVYLKKKRYAILARNYRKRFGEIDIIAQRKSKIVFVEVKTRSGAGYGMPSEAVDYYKQQKIIKTAQSYLLEHRLDGEIAFDVIEVLLSGGKVLSVNHIENAFIT from the coding sequence ATGAATGCACAACAAAGCGGAAAGCTTGGGGAAGACGCGGCCTGCGTATATTTAAAAAAGAAACGCTACGCTATTTTGGCCCGAAACTACCGCAAACGGTTCGGCGAAATTGACATTATTGCGCAAAGAAAAAGCAAAATTGTGTTTGTCGAGGTAAAAACCCGTTCCGGCGCGGGCTATGGAATGCCCAGCGAAGCGGTGGACTATTATAAACAGCAAAAGATTATTAAAACCGCACAGAGCTACCTGCTTGAACACCGCTTAGACGGAGAAATTGCTTTTGATGTAATTGAGGTGCTTCTGTCCGGCGGAAAGGTTTTGTCGGTGAACCACATAGAAAACGCATTTATTACATAA
- a CDS encoding dipeptidase — MKQFTVIDAHCDTASELLDKNECLFSNTGHLSIEKMKGYQSYVQFYAAWVSKREKNPLLRAVEIIDRLKCELEKNKEYMEEIRTAEELNSVLARGKRGAVLAIEDARALCGSLSALRMFHRLGVRAITLAWNDNNDVTDGAASERGAGLTAFGKDVVREMNRLHMMVDVSHITPRGFWDVLEHTNAPVLASHSNAAAVCGHRRNLNDEQICALVQSGGMVCVNIYPDFLTDGKTADVTDVLRHTDHILSLGGENSLGLGSDFDGVDRLPQGFFGAEDYVKLFNEMSRCGYSDALIDKITHKNMVNFMERIEK, encoded by the coding sequence ATGAAGCAATTCACTGTGATTGACGCCCATTGCGACACCGCAAGCGAACTGCTGGACAAAAACGAATGCCTTTTTTCAAACACGGGGCATTTGTCCATTGAAAAAATGAAAGGCTATCAGAGCTACGTTCAGTTTTACGCGGCTTGGGTCAGCAAGCGGGAAAAAAACCCCCTTTTGCGTGCGGTGGAAATCATTGACAGGCTTAAGTGCGAGCTTGAAAAAAACAAAGAATACATGGAAGAAATTAGAACGGCAGAAGAACTAAATTCTGTGCTGGCCCGCGGGAAGCGCGGCGCAGTTCTTGCCATTGAAGATGCAAGGGCGCTTTGCGGCTCCCTTTCCGCTCTGCGTATGTTTCATAGGCTGGGCGTGCGAGCAATTACCCTGGCCTGGAACGACAATAACGACGTAACCGACGGCGCTGCGTCTGAGCGGGGCGCAGGGTTAACAGCCTTTGGCAAAGACGTTGTGCGGGAAATGAACCGCCTGCACATGATGGTGGACGTGTCTCACATTACGCCCAGGGGCTTTTGGGACGTTTTAGAGCACACAAACGCTCCGGTTTTGGCCTCCCACTCCAACGCAGCGGCTGTGTGCGGTCACAGGAGAAATTTAAATGACGAGCAAATCTGCGCTCTTGTGCAGTCCGGCGGCATGGTTTGCGTAAATATCTATCCCGATTTTTTGACGGACGGCAAAACGGCTGACGTAACAGACGTTCTGCGCCACACCGACCACATTTTATCTTTAGGCGGAGAAAACAGCCTGGGGCTTGGCTCCGATTTTGACGGGGTAGACAGACTGCCGCAAGGCTTTTTTGGCGCGGAGGACTATGTAAAACTGTTCAACGAAATGTCCCGCTGCGGCTACAGTGATGCATTAATTGACAAAATCACCCACAAAAACATGGTAAACTTTATGGAAAGAATAGAAAAATGA
- a CDS encoding tRNA 2-thiocytidine biosynthesis TtcA family protein, whose protein sequence is MKRILSRLRRAAEDYSMIDSGDRIAVGVSGGKDSLAALMAMKNLQRFYPKPFYLEAITIDMGFDNMDFTAVAALCAENDIPYHTEKSDIKQIIFDYRKEENPCSLCANLRRGAMCTAAKKRDIKKIVYGHHFDDVVNTFFLSLFYEGRLNCFAPVTYLERMDVTVLRPLIYVEEKDIVRFANNTALPVVKSTCPADKNTKRQYVADLLEGLDQENPGLKHRIFTAVQKSGIKGWSL, encoded by the coding sequence ATGAAACGAATTTTAAGCAGACTGCGCCGGGCGGCAGAAGACTACAGCATGATTGACAGCGGCGACAGAATCGCTGTGGGGGTTTCCGGCGGGAAGGACTCGTTAGCGGCCCTAATGGCCATGAAAAACCTTCAGCGCTTTTACCCGAAACCGTTTTATTTAGAGGCAATTACCATCGACATGGGCTTTGACAATATGGATTTTACAGCCGTGGCCGCGCTTTGCGCAGAAAACGACATTCCATATCACACAGAAAAATCAGACATAAAACAAATCATTTTTGATTACAGAAAAGAAGAAAATCCCTGCTCGCTGTGTGCGAATCTGCGGCGCGGCGCCATGTGTACCGCGGCAAAAAAGCGGGACATTAAAAAAATTGTTTACGGCCACCATTTTGACGACGTGGTGAACACCTTTTTCCTCAGCCTGTTTTATGAGGGAAGGCTAAACTGCTTTGCCCCCGTTACATATTTAGAGCGGATGGACGTGACGGTGCTGCGTCCGTTGATTTATGTGGAGGAAAAAGACATTGTGCGGTTTGCCAATAACACCGCACTGCCGGTGGTGAAAAGCACCTGTCCGGCGGACAAAAACACCAAACGGCAGTATGTGGCCGACCTGTTAGAAGGGTTAGACCAGGAAAATCCCGGCTTAAAACACCGTATTTTTACAGCGGTTCAAAAATCCGGAATAAAGGGATGGAGCCTTTAG
- the ylqF gene encoding ribosome biogenesis GTPase YlqF: MNIQWFPGHMAKTRRQIEEKLKLIDVVVEILDARIPVSSQNPDISEMTKGKPRVAVLNKADLADETVTKQWVSFYKQNNVEVTLADCAKGRGINESVAAVKRALAEKLSNDSEKGMNRAIKILVAGVPNVGKSSYINRLSGNRRAAVGDRPGVTRGQQWIRLKNGIELLDTPGILWPKFEDETVGLHLAFTGSIKDEIIDTELLACKLAEFLNQNYRELFCARYKLENTEGLQGFELVELLGRKRGFVVSGGEIDLLRASNILLDEFRAGKIGRISLEKPEDLEVSVQ; the protein is encoded by the coding sequence ATGAATATACAGTGGTTTCCGGGACACATGGCGAAAACCAGACGGCAGATTGAAGAAAAGTTAAAGCTCATTGATGTGGTGGTGGAGATTTTAGACGCGCGGATTCCCGTTTCGTCTCAAAATCCCGACATTTCGGAAATGACAAAAGGCAAGCCTCGGGTTGCGGTGCTGAACAAGGCAGATTTAGCAGACGAAACTGTTACCAAACAGTGGGTTTCATTTTATAAACAAAACAATGTTGAGGTCACCTTGGCAGACTGTGCAAAGGGCCGCGGCATTAACGAGTCGGTGGCCGCGGTTAAGCGCGCATTGGCCGAAAAACTGTCTAATGACAGCGAAAAGGGCATGAACCGCGCTATTAAAATTTTGGTTGCCGGCGTGCCCAACGTGGGCAAATCCTCTTATATAAACCGCCTGTCTGGTAACCGGCGCGCCGCTGTGGGCGACCGCCCCGGAGTCACCCGGGGGCAGCAGTGGATCCGCCTGAAAAACGGCATTGAACTGTTAGACACCCCGGGAATTTTGTGGCCCAAGTTTGAAGACGAAACGGTAGGTCTGCATTTGGCGTTTACCGGCTCCATTAAAGACGAAATTATAGACACCGAGCTTTTGGCCTGCAAACTGGCAGAATTTTTAAACCAAAATTACCGGGAGTTGTTTTGCGCCCGGTATAAGCTGGAAAACACAGAGGGGCTTCAGGGGTTTGAGCTGGTGGAACTGCTGGGCAGAAAACGCGGTTTTGTGGTTTCCGGCGGCGAGATTGACCTTCTGCGGGCCTCCAACATTTTGCTGGACGAGTTTCGTGCAGGAAAAATCGGACGAATCAGCCTGGAAAAGCCCGAAGATTTGGAGGTAAGCGTGCAATGA
- a CDS encoding AzlD domain-containing protein — protein sequence MTHNMYAYILIMAGVTFAIRALPLALIQKQIQNRFLKSFLYYVPYVTLAVMTFPAILHATQSPVSGGLALAAGAVSAWRGAGLFKVAVISCAVVFAAELVLSAAFML from the coding sequence ATGACACACAACATGTATGCTTACATTTTAATTATGGCGGGCGTAACGTTTGCAATCCGTGCGCTGCCCCTTGCCTTAATTCAAAAACAAATTCAAAACAGATTTTTAAAATCATTTTTATACTATGTGCCCTACGTAACCCTGGCGGTGATGACCTTTCCCGCAATTTTGCACGCCACGCAAAGCCCCGTCTCCGGCGGGTTAGCTCTTGCTGCCGGAGCAGTTTCGGCCTGGCGCGGCGCAGGGCTTTTTAAGGTGGCGGTTATCAGCTGCGCTGTGGTGTTTGCGGCAGAACTGGTTTTAAGCGCCGCGTTCATGCTTTAA
- the rplS gene encoding 50S ribosomal protein L19 — translation MDLIKELTKDQIRTDLPELEVGSTVKVHVKVKEGNRERIQVFEGTIIKVQHGGIQKTFTVRRLSYGIGVERTFPVNSPKIAKIEVVRKGKVRRAKLYYLRDRVGKAAKVKEKL, via the coding sequence ATGGATTTAATTAAGGAATTAACCAAAGACCAAATCAGAACAGATTTGCCGGAGTTAGAAGTCGGAAGCACCGTAAAAGTGCATGTAAAGGTTAAAGAAGGAAACCGTGAAAGAATTCAGGTGTTTGAAGGCACCATCATTAAGGTTCAGCACGGCGGAATTCAGAAGACGTTTACCGTTCGCCGCCTGTCCTACGGAATTGGCGTTGAACGTACCTTCCCTGTAAATTCACCTAAGATTGCAAAAATCGAGGTTGTAAGAAAGGGTAAAGTAAGAAGAGCAAAGCTCTATTACTTAAGAGACAGAGTCGGCAAGGCTGCAAAGGTAAAAGAAAAACTCTAA
- a CDS encoding DUF1294 domain-containing protein, protein MLIYGLDKLCAIYSFRRVSEQALLACAFLMGSFGAVLGMALFHHKTAKQKFRFFVPLACVVNAVILGVLASVLL, encoded by the coding sequence ATGCTGATATACGGGCTGGATAAGCTGTGCGCGATTTATTCGTTCCGGCGGGTAAGCGAGCAGGCGCTTCTTGCCTGTGCGTTTTTAATGGGCAGCTTTGGCGCAGTGCTTGGAATGGCGCTTTTCCACCACAAAACAGCAAAGCAAAAATTTCGGTTTTTTGTGCCGCTTGCCTGCGTGGTAAATGCCGTAATTTTGGGTGTTTTGGCGTCAGTGCTGCTTTAA
- a CDS encoding ribonuclease HII — MTLFEFDQTVRAAHHVSCLAGVDEAGRGPLAGPVFAAAVILPPDFPGEGIRDSKKLSEKKREALEAIIKEKALAFSVCAAEVPLIEEVNILNATFIAMKSALAKLTVCPEFVLVDGNRSPGIELSHDCIVGGDDKSLSVAAASILAKVARDRFVKEVLAKEYPLYQFEKHKGYGTKLHFEKIAEFGPCPQHRRSFLKKKFGEFK, encoded by the coding sequence ATGACGTTGTTTGAATTTGACCAAACTGTTCGGGCCGCACACCACGTTTCCTGCTTGGCCGGGGTGGACGAAGCGGGCCGCGGCCCGCTGGCAGGGCCTGTGTTCGCAGCGGCGGTGATTTTGCCGCCTGATTTTCCGGGAGAAGGTATCCGCGACTCGAAAAAGCTTTCCGAAAAAAAACGGGAGGCATTAGAAGCAATAATAAAGGAAAAAGCCCTGGCATTTTCGGTGTGCGCGGCAGAGGTTCCGTTAATTGAAGAAGTTAACATTTTAAACGCTACGTTTATCGCAATGAAATCGGCCCTGGCGAAGCTCACCGTTTGTCCGGAGTTCGTTTTGGTAGACGGCAACCGTTCTCCGGGAATTGAACTATCCCACGATTGCATTGTGGGGGGGGACGATAAAAGCTTGTCTGTGGCTGCAGCGTCTATTTTGGCAAAGGTGGCGCGGGACCGGTTTGTAAAAGAGGTATTGGCAAAAGAATATCCACTGTATCAGTTTGAAAAGCACAAGGGCTACGGCACAAAACTACACTTTGAAAAAATTGCCGAGTTCGGTCCGTGCCCCCAGCACCGGCGTTCATTTTTAAAGAAAAAGTTTGGTGAGTTTAAATGA
- the lepB gene encoding signal peptidase I, protein MDENNRLPEEDEKKEPEEINNVPEPDSCEQPAEAPAETDDNLTEEEYITAQAYTDNVLDQMGQTQVRGGWAKELYEWTSSIAIAVVLALLINQFLFALVQVDGQSMEPTLYHNERLVVRKAFYTPKQKDIVILKSEAIQKYIVKRVIALPGQTVDFDGERNVVVDGVTLDEPYIKEKQISFGNLYAYPLTVPKKGEIANLDYIMSEANLKAGKGTMTFDMRADGSVEIKGSELVADGVFEEGKTTYKQNCYFVMGDNRNHSSDSRTLGLIPESEVVGKSSIRLFPFSKIGKID, encoded by the coding sequence ATGGATGAAAATAACAGACTTCCTGAAGAAGATGAAAAAAAGGAACCTGAAGAAATAAATAATGTGCCGGAGCCTGACAGCTGCGAGCAGCCTGCGGAGGCACCCGCGGAAACAGACGATAACCTCACCGAGGAGGAATATATCACCGCTCAGGCCTATACCGACAATGTTTTAGACCAAATGGGCCAAACCCAGGTGCGTGGCGGCTGGGCCAAGGAGCTTTACGAATGGACGTCATCTATTGCCATTGCCGTGGTGCTGGCGCTTTTAATAAACCAGTTCCTGTTTGCGCTGGTGCAGGTGGATGGTCAGTCCATGGAGCCAACGCTCTACCATAACGAGCGGCTGGTGGTGCGCAAAGCGTTCTACACGCCAAAGCAAAAAGACATTGTCATTTTAAAATCCGAAGCCATTCAAAAATATATTGTTAAACGTGTCATTGCTCTGCCGGGCCAAACGGTAGACTTTGACGGCGAGCGGAACGTGGTGGTTGACGGGGTAACTTTAGATGAGCCGTATATTAAAGAAAAGCAGATTTCTTTCGGAAACCTGTATGCCTACCCCTTAACCGTGCCGAAAAAGGGCGAAATCGCAAATTTGGATTATATTATGTCTGAGGCAAATTTAAAAGCGGGCAAGGGCACGATGACGTTCGACATGCGGGCGGACGGCAGTGTGGAAATTAAAGGAAGCGAGCTGGTGGCAGACGGCGTGTTTGAAGAAGGAAAGACCACCTATAAGCAAAACTGCTATTTCGTTATGGGCGACAACCGCAATCATTCCAGCGACAGCAGAACCTTAGGGTTAATTCCTGAAAGTGAAGTGGTGGGAAAATCCTCTATCAGGCTGTTTCCGTTTTCTAAAATCGGCAAAATAGATTAA